TGGAGCGTTGTTTTAAAAATGGGAGGCCCGACGAGATAAGAAAGTCGTGGTGGTCGACAGCGTCATCGATCTTGAAGGACGTTCGTATCTAGTGCTCATTATACAAAGATGATTTTTTTTCTTGCATTGCCTCCCATCGAATCTATCCCCCCACTTGTTCACCAGACAAgtttataaattgaatccaacattactacgtgatattagTACAACGTTACAACGTAACCTACAACGTTCATTTAGAGCACAAATCTTCTTGTAATATACAACGCTGCTAAAGATACAAAGTCTGTACTTTTTCAAATACTGTTGATGCCCGTTTTGAAGTACTTTCGTCGTGGCTGCATGAGGTTTGGTACAATCAAGCACCGAAATCGAAAACTGCGGAAGCTCGTGAGAAATCAGTTTCCTGGAACTAAAATAATCGGCGAAGGCAGATCGCAAAAGATAATCACCAAAAAGGAAATCGTCGAGCTGCTTTTCGAAATTTGTACTGGtcagttttgttttgttttgtcTTTTTTCAAGTACGCGTTTCAATTACTATTTCTTCGAATATTGGTTCTAACGTACAGTATTAAGTATAGCGAACGATTTACATTTAATTCTTTTCTCCATTATAGACTGCAAAAGGATGGCAGCTATTCCGCAGAGTGCATTTGCAGCGTGTAAAGTTCACCGCAATCTTGAACGCAATTCTCTGATAACACGAATGGAGGAAAGAGAAAAACCTGGCAAAGAAACTATGTTCAACATGAGGCCCCCCCTGGAAGGTGTTTATCGTAATTACATCTAATGCGTTCTGTGTTCTAAGTACTACGTTTCTTTTCGATAGATGTCTCGGTTATCGATTCAATATAGGGCAAAGAATATGGCTTACGGATCAGCAGTGGTTCAAAGCTCATTAaacgaaaacaaaaatatttaacgacTGTCTGATAAATGATATTAACACTTTTGTGACTGTACAGGGCGTTTTATGATACAAATAAAGTAGGAAGGAATGCAGTCACTAATAAGTAGAAAATATGGAATACGATTTTATTATACAAGCTTTTGTTCTCTAGAATCTGGTTCAATAGATTTCAGATTATCATAttatcgtgtttgatcacgaacGCAATAAAAACAATCTCTGTAAAGTTTATCAACGTATAGTCGTAGCTTTAATAGTGATTGCTACTAACCTTAAATTTTGTGGTTGTACCATAGAACGCATCGAGTCAAAATTGATAAGTTTACGCATGTATTTTCGAACACGATTATTTTAATAACAATTATTTCAGACATGCATTAAATATTTCGTCAGAAAGTTATTAAGTTGATTTGAAAATTATGTTCTTAGGTTGGGAGCTTACACCGTTGAAGTACAACAGCAAATTGATGAATAGTATCTGGGGACTTTATAATCGTTATTCCGTGCACAATTTCAAGAAAAACACCGATGGCGACGAAGGGGTGTTTGGGACGTTCGTGGCGGTTTGGGGGGCCGTTTTTAACAGCCACGCCCACGCCGCGAACACGGTGACTGCAGCTGCAGTCGCCGAGAACAATTCATTCAACGCGATAAAAAATACAAATGGCATCTGAtggattattttttcttttcactTAATAATATTTGCATACTTTCAGTTGACCAATGTCAATTGAAATTAATCAAGtagaatatatatttaataattagaaGCTAGTTGGGGATTAAAACATTTGACGAAATGTATGAGAAACTATGCAACAGTTTGAAACTGTAAACAATTTTCCAATTGTATAGCACATTCGGTGCAAGACTTCTTTTAATTGTACTTGGAtgcatttaaacaattttcctaGAAGTTTCCTAGAACCATCAGTCGCGTTGATTTGATACAATAACAATGAGAATGAAGGAAACCACGTGTGATCTACCGTAACTTAAAAAGACTGTCACAATATTCTTAACCAAACAGACTGTTAAAAATATCaaagaaatatatataaaaactTTGTAAACTATTAATTATACATTTTGTTATTTTATGTTATTAAACAAGTTGCAACGTTACATTAAATTATACTCGTGTTGCAACTAAATAAacgttgttaaaaaattatatatagttaCGTTCGTTTCGTTTTTTATTCGTAAATTATTAATCAAATTGCAAATTTTATAATACGTTGATCCACTTCGTACTTTAGTTCCGAAAACTCTGCGAGGAAAGAGTCAAATCAGAAGTATCTCCTACGTAAAGTATGCTTTCGAACCGATCGAACCAGTTGTTAGTGTCACTCTGGATCGTTTTCTTTATTGTATAAGTTCTTGGTTTTCTACGGGGATGAAATTCTTCGATTTCGTTCGAACTATTAGAAACATTCATTTCCAAATCCACAGACACTGGCATGGAAGAAGATGACTCTAGTTCTTCTTCGGAAGTGAAATGCTCGTTCATATTGTCATCGCTTATAGACGACAGATTAGTACATTTTTGTATAGAAAATTCTTTTTCAAACGTCTCGCGATCAACTGTTTCAACAGCgttcttcattttctttgtctTGCACGAGCATTCATAAAATTTTTTCTTCACGTACGGATAGTCTTCCACGTGACTGACTTTTCCACATACCGTGAACTCTCTGTCGCTCGGGTTCCTTATTATCTTCTTCGTAATCACGGCATTCTTTATCTTAGAGAAATAAAGATTTGAATGGTTCGGacgaaaattgaaatttctacGTTTCcgtttcaatttcgacgaaccGGTTTGCGTGGACGTGTTCGTGAACTGTTTGTTTTCGTTCAGTAAACACACTTCTCTCGTTTGCGGGATACTTTTGAGGTTAGACTTTGGCGGAAGCGTGTACATGTTCGGGAATGCGGGAGCTTCCACGTAGGAATCTAATTCGCAACTTAACTCGGACCATCGTGgaatattttccatattttcCAAGTATTTTGAAGCGATTGGACTTCGATCCTTAGACAGTCTTACAAATGGCTGACGAAATTTTTCGTTCGTCTGGTTGCACTCATCTTTCAAACACGTTATTTCGGCAGGAATGGGTAGCACGTCGTCCTTTTTGCCAATGCGAAAATTATACTTCAAGGATGACAGCAATGATGGATCTAGAATCTTACGTGGATAGCAAACCTAATAACAAAAAATCGTAATCAGTATTAATCGATAATACGTAGGGTGTTCTATATTTTAATTAGATTGAAAATTACTTACCTCGTGACTCTTTGTGGAACTTTGCCTGCCTTTCTGCAAATCTGCGCTTCTTATCTTTCTCATATACTTCTTCAATTTGTACAAAATGCTTGTTTTGCCATTTCCACTGcgttcgcgtcgatcgtcgaacgAGAGATTTAGGTCATTAGCAAGATAATTATTTTTCAGAGCGCTGATCTCTGCTCGTAAATAATCCAAATTGATGGCAAGCTCTCTAATCTGATCGATTACTTGCTTCATTTTGCGTTGATCGCGACCACATGGTTGCATCGACATACTTAACCATAATTGAGATTATCGATGGTCCAAAAAACGAAATGCAATTTTTAACGAATATTCAATGACAGCATTTATATAACGcgtgataataaaataaaaataattattactcCATGGTCGAGAGTTGGAAAGATATATTGAATTTCATACTGGAATGGACAGAGTCGACGACACAAATATTACCGTATAACCAAAGGCAGACTGAATTTTACGTATTACATATTGGACAGGATAAAAGAACAATTTACAATCGGAATTCAAATGTTTTGGAAGGCGATCGGAAATCATTTGTGCtcgtattaaatattatttatttgattCGTCGTATGTCCTAGGTACATTAGTCGTCAGTCGGTGTCGCGTATCATAGCAGATTGGCTATCAACGTGTGAAGTTTGGTAATACAAAAGATTCATCCTTCCTAGCATGTACATCGACACGTAATACTATACtcgtatttcattttttatttacaaatcaTAACAGTGgcttttattaaattaattatcatTTCTCGAGGGATATTGGCTCTCACCGTATCGGGCCCCTGCAAAAAGCTTCGTACTATCACAACGGCTAAACAATTAAGATGCAAAAATAACCGTAAAAATAGATAAAAATGAACAACATCGCGCGTATATCAATCGggaattgtttttcttttttttttcttcttaattCGTATATGGGTGTCGGAGAGAATTTTCGTTCCGTAAGTTCGTTGTTCTGATTGTAAATCGTGTTATATAAACTCGAGCTGTAAAATGGCATCGTTAATCGTACTTGAATAAATTACTCGTACAAAAAGGATTTGTTACGTTTGGgcacgatcgtcgcaacgaatcGTGGGACGTTCCTTTTTGAGTTTTACACAGGCATTTAACTGGAATGCTGTTGTCGATCGCATATCGTATCGTGTACTTCATCCCTAGCTAAATCGTAGACCGAACCGCGTACTTTTTGCTCTAGTAAGTTCACCTAGAATCGAGGTAATCGGGTTGCACATTACACATCGTCCGCGATGTCTCGTTTGAACGCGATACCTTCGAGCACGAGTCTTCGGACAAGAAGTCAGAGTCAGCGTCTGTCGTGGCCATTTTGACATTTACAAGGCCAGCTTTAGAACTGTCCCGCTCAAATTTCAATGACAATATTATGGAATGAACAGTTTATATTTATGGGAAACCTTGTGTACAATATTAATTGCAGGCGGCCactaatttaaaaaagaaaaaagaaaaatagaaattaatcttctcttaaaaaaaaaaatataatattaataatgaatataaaaatatatgtttcGTCACGTTACAAACAATGGTCGAAACAGTTAACTTCTTCTAAAAGTtctaatttgaataaaatttataagaaataaaaatgtCAAAGACAGTTTAAAAGACAGTTCTTCCATAAGAGTATCACAGGAACAGATATTTTCTTGaagaaaaaatatattgatCATCTTATtaagaaaaagtaattttcagAAGCGTTAACTATTAGTTTGtattaaatattgcaatatttattttcaaaagtGGGATATGAATTATTATCATAGATATTTCTTATCTTACAATTAATTTCCATTACATAATACATaacttaaaatataaattcggTTTATAATACTCACTATATTACTACAAATTTGTCGTTCGATAATTTATGACATATCAAGTCGAATTTCCCAGATATTGATTTCAATCTTTTAAATAATTAGTGGTCATTTACACGTAATATCATACACATGATTTCAGTAGATATAGAATTTCATAATGttatcattaaaattaaaatttgtgaaAGGGGAAAGTCCTGATTCCCTTGCTAGTCTCTTCTAAAATTTAAGGCAATACCGTCATCAAGGGTCACTCTGTGTAACTAAAAGTCAGATTGTAACAAATTGTGGTTTTCAATGTACTATTTCTATTAGATATACATAGGTTGTTCTAGTATTGACTGAATCAGTATTTGTGCTGCATCCTAGTGAATATTTTGTACAAGTTATTATATAGTAGTATTGCACATTTTAAGGACAGCTTTTGTCTAAAACAAGTAAATCttctaatttaataaaaaaatcaaaaatacttttGATTCGTGATACGATTGTAAAAGATTAATTGGAAAATTTATTGGTATAAACTAGTTCCGACCGATGGGGACAGATTGCGCCAAGAATTTCTTACGCTTATGCCTTACCGACTACgataacaaaattttttaatataacaaCAGTCAAAGATCTTGCTACGACTACAGGTTCGCAAGAAAAGAAATTAGGATTCGTTGTGAAATACATATATAGAAAAGTGGCATAATTCCACCCCAGATGACGGTATAAGAATTCACAACGCTATACCTCTCGAAAAGATAACAATCGATACACGTGTCCACGTTAACGTTCAACCGACAGCGATCCAACTGAACCTGGAGCGATTCCGTGACTGAAAAAAAACATCGTTGACTCTTCATTCTTACCTATAATACTGATAGCTCCGAACGAAAGCGAAAATTCTGAGTACGAATCGATAAAACCCCGCCGCTTCTTGTCGGAAAACCCTTTGTCGCCACCGCGTTACGAGCTAAACGAATCGTTCCATCGGAGGTTCGTCGCGCGCATCGACCAGCGCGCCATCTTTAATACTTAGCAACTACACGTAACCTAACTCGTCTAACGGTATAAATAAAACATAGAAGACGAAAAAATCTCAGAGAAAGAAGAAGTAAGAAGTATGTGACTGGATTGAATCTCTGGCTGCCGACTATCGAGCAACAGACTAGACGAACCGTTAAATCCCTTAGCGCTGGCCTATTCGTCTTGTTCGTTTCTCTTGGTCCCTCTTTCTCTTtcgttatttttattcttttttttttctggcACAGCCTTGTTCCTCCTGCTCCGTGGGATCGTGCTGTCCCTCCTTTGGGGATCTTCCCTCGTCGCACGGACGAATGCAATTATCTCGTGGCTGTCGAGATTAAAAGGAGGGCGCAGACCCAAACGACGCGTCCAGGGTCACCCCGGATTCTCGACGTCACTCGTTTTACGTCGAGTGACGTCTCCCAGCTTTGTCCTGAGCTTGTTCCCGTGTCCCGGTCATCTGCTCGTTTCAGAACGACATTCCTCGAATACTCTCGGGCGTGGATGCGCACAGGTGTAGTGTGCTCTCCATGGACTAGCTCAGTTTAATCGGCCGTAGTACGGTCTGTCGGGGATTCGGGGAGGAATATTGGGTACGGGACGCCTATAACACAGACAGTGATTAAATACTCGGTGACGTCGATTGGGCGTCAAGGACGCGGCGATCTAGCGTATCGAACGAAATAAAGTAGCGATGAAACTCGTGAAACCCGCGATCGTTTCGCCCTTCGAATACGAATGTttctttaacacgttcgctACCATATGACAAGTATTGTACAGAGATCGTAAATTACCAACGAATCTGATCAGCTGTACCATCTACAGTCATGGTTAATCGAATTGTCATTACTGGCTAAAAATAAGTCTATCACATCTACGAGTACATAGAATCGAAACATTTGGATACAGTTATGGGTATTCGACAACTTACGCTCTTTGCACAATACGTGGGATGAAATGATTATTACGAGAGACCATCACAAGGGGAACCTACAATACCTACGGAGATTTTCATATTTGTGAGGATGAATCTagagaatattttaattattactaTTTCCATTTATACGTTAAAAAACGGCGACAgttatttttaagagaaatagaTACAAAAGTAGTCCCTAAAACATTATGTTGAATTCTTTGAAAAATCATAAGAGGTTTAGTTTGGTTATACAggctgttcgaccacccctgggaaaaattttaatgggagattctagaggccaaaataagacgaaaattaagaatactaatttgttgatggaggcttcgttaaaaagttattaacgtttaaagttctgcccgtactgaatttttttctagaaaatgggtaggatttccagggtaggtctattcatcaaaaattattttaattgacctccgcaattgaaaataattttttcagaatgatttgaaattttttaatttaattttttaataaatttttaatgaagcctcagtcaagaattattattatttaattatttaattttcctctagaatatcccattaaactttttaccaggggtggccgaacaccttgtatacactAATTTTCTTTCGTAAACACCtgtgatttttattattaaaactaCTTAGTCGAAATAAGGTCGTGTTTAGCCCAACTTTTATCAAAAACATCAGACCAGTCCAGTGATAATATTCTAAGTCGACTGAGCGAAGGTCGTTCGCGTTAAGTAAACATAAACAGTGGTGATTACGATTACGTCACTAGAATTCGTGGTAAAACTTTTTCTTGAAAGCAGGAATTACTGTGTGAACTACAGAGATCAGTGTCGCGTACATATAACGCACCTTTTAGAATGTTCAGAAACCCTAATTGAAATACAATTCAATTTGTTTATAGTCGAAAGCATGCACTACATTAAATAACAGTTCTGCTAATGTAGCGCGATCTGCAGCGGATGGTTTTCAATTCATTGGTGGTAGCGAACGTATTAAATAAAACTGCAATTAAAAACTTCATCTAATATGTAAATATACTAATATGTATATCATCCAATGTATGCATAAGAATGTAACTTAGGGCGCAACAGCGTATCTAAAGAATTGACCTTCGCCGATGTAAGGTCACTGAAGTTTAATTACGAAAAAAAATACGTACATATTATTAATTGAAATGTTGAGTCTgatgatattttatattttcgcgtCGAACGTATTCGGTGTATCTACTATCGTTTTAACTCATCGTTTTCAACACATGCGTCGGGTACCGTTCATGCAAATTAGCAAATTATCAAATGTTTGTGAAATTAAATGATTTTACGTCGCGATTTACCCCGTGTGACCTTGAACTTACGGGTCATCGACTCTTCATAAAAGCCACTATTAAAAGATAAGCAAGAAAATATGTCATTTTGTATGAAAACAAGTTGGTGACCCTGAAACTTTCACTCAGagatagaaatatatttttttatctcCGAAGATAAACTAATTAATTAGGTGACCTGAATAATGTCAGAAAAAGAAGGCTGCCCGACCATAATTGTCGCATTTCGTATTCGAAGGGctaaataaaaaaatgattgtcagacATCCAGTTAAATTTTTCCTCGATATTTAAAACAATTATGAGAATTCTATTTATTATAACTTGCACGAAGTGATTGATAAAAAGTAAACGAATTTAACCGGACGCCAGATATACTATTTACTATACTAGGTCATGGTGCGCTAATGAATTTGTATAAAATGGAATATCTTTCCGTTGCTGTAAAACTGATAATGAAAACATAGTAACATTGTCAAGTACGCGTTAGAACGTGAAGTACGAGCAAATTATCGTCTACAGCGCGAGACACAAATAATAATAGAAATGTTGCATGATAAATGTGTGATGTGAAGTACATAAAtagatatatttatataaacttATATAAACAAATAAACAATACAATTAAAGCAACACGGATGGGATGATGATCTGCCAAGGAAAATCAACAGATTTGCACAACATGCTCAAGCAGTAGCGAAAACGcatgcaaaaatgattgtacatataaaaaaaaaagacgctCGAACTTCGCTTGTTAACCTTTTTATTCGCTGTTGAATTAATTTCTCTATT
This genomic window from Colletes latitarsis isolate SP2378_abdomen chromosome 8, iyColLati1, whole genome shotgun sequence contains:
- the LOC143344657 gene encoding uncharacterized protein LOC143344657; its protein translation is MPVLKYFRRGCMRFGTIKHRNRKLRKLVRNQFPGTKIIGEGRSQKIITKKEIVELLFEICTDCKRMAAIPQSAFAACKVHRNLERNSLITRMEEREKPGKETMFNMRPPLEGWELTPLKYNSKLMNSIWGLYNRYSVHNFKKNTDGDEGVFGTFVAVWGAVFNSHAHAANTVTAAAVAENNSFNAIKNTNGI
- the LOC143344648 gene encoding uncharacterized protein LOC143344648 produces the protein MSMQPCGRDQRKMKQVIDQIRELAINLDYLRAEISALKNNYLANDLNLSFDDRRERSGNGKTSILYKLKKYMRKIRSADLQKGRQSSTKSHEVCYPRKILDPSLLSSLKYNFRIGKKDDVLPIPAEITCLKDECNQTNEKFRQPFVRLSKDRSPIASKYLENMENIPRWSELSCELDSYVEAPAFPNMYTLPPKSNLKSIPQTREVCLLNENKQFTNTSTQTGSSKLKRKRRNFNFRPNHSNLYFSKIKNAVITKKIIRNPSDREFTVCGKVSHVEDYPYVKKKFYECSCKTKKMKNAVETVDRETFEKEFSIQKCTNLSSISDDNMNEHFTSEEELESSSSMPVSVDLEMNVSNSSNEIEEFHPRRKPRTYTIKKTIQSDTNNWFDRFESILYVGDTSDLTLSSQSFRN